From Acipenser ruthenus chromosome 23, fAciRut3.2 maternal haplotype, whole genome shotgun sequence, the proteins below share one genomic window:
- the LOC131699702 gene encoding serine/arginine repetitive matrix protein 1-like isoform X2 has protein sequence MDAGFFRGTSAEQDNRFSNKQKKLLKQLKFAECLEKKVDMTKVNLEVIKPWITQRVTEILGFEDDVVIEFIFNQLEEKNPDSKMMQINLTGFLNGKNAREFMGELWPLLLSAQENIAGIPSAFLEQKKEEIKQRQIEQEKIATLKKQDEEKEKKDREDKENRDKDKSKSPKRKKSRSSSPRRRSPVRRDRKRSHSRSPRRRAKSPAVTPPSPPKNTEPLLPEPDQSVTVTNDLLIQEASSTSDLLKEVKPDSVLETKEASPDGPPKEEKPKPKEKEKDRRERNRHRSRSPSKSRSRSRSHSRSRRRPRSRSRSYSPRRRPSPRRRPSPRRRSPPRRMPLPPRHRRSRSPVRRRRSPSPTSGSSSSSSSSRSRSPPKKPVKRISTSPPRKPRRSSPSASPPRRRHRSPPPPSPPPKGRRSSSPQQSSRARKGRGSPSPSRASAPKRKAGLKDESPVPKPRKSEQSESEDDKGGKGATADSVQQRRQYRRQNRQSSSDTGSSSSSEDERPKRSAARNGEIKKRHPRSASRSLSPSRRRQRDMSPRMPLGKRWQSPVAKRRRRTPSPPGRRRPPSLPRRRRSPSPPPRRRSPSPPPRRRSPSPRRFSPPIQRRYSPSPPPKRRGSASPPPKRRASPSPAPKRRTSRSPPPKRRGSPPPKRHSPSPSRHRRSPPAGRANRDMRSPPLQSKCLSPSPAPRGRTSRGSVSPPPRRGPSSTPPPPPPPPQPQRRQQSPSPSTRPIRRVSRTPEPKKTKKASPSPQPVRRVSSRSVSGSPDPAPKKHSAAPSASRSPSRSASGSPPPPVKKVKSASPSPSPAKNSDQEAGGKKKKKKKDKKHKKEKKHKKHKKHKKEKAAATTTAADAETTVPEPEAEGDSEPKKHSDSEAEDNLDDLEKHLREKALRSMRKAQTSPSPSPSPSPS, from the exons ATGGACGCGGGTTTCTTCCGC GGCACAAGTGCTGAGCAGGACAATCGCTTCAGCAACAAGCAGAAGAAACTGTTGAAGCAGCTGAAATTTGCAGAATGTCTGGAAAAGAAG GTGGATATGACCAAGGTGAACCTGGAAGTAATCAAGCCATGGATAACCCAGAGAGTGACAGAAATCTTAGGATTCGAGGATGACGtcgtcattgaatttattttcaaCCAGCTTGAGGAAAAG AATCCAGACAGTAAAATGATGCAGATTAACCTGACTGGGTTCCTGAATGGGAAGAACGCCAGAGAGTTCATGGGAGAGCTGTGGCCCCTGCTTCTGAGTGCTCAAGAAAACATTGCTGGTATCCCCTCTGCTTTCCTGGAGCAGAAGAAAGAGGAGATTAAGCAGAGACAG ATCGAACAAGAAAAGATAGCCACTTTGAAGAAACAGGACGAAGAAAAGGAGAAGAAAGATAGGGAAGATAAAGAAAATAGAGACAAGGACAAATCCAAAAGTCCAAAAAG gaAAAAATCCCGGTCCTCTTCACCAAGACGACGCTCCCCTGTTAGACGTGACAGAAAGCGCAGTCATTCCCGGTCACCTCGTCGAAGGGCGAAGAGCCCCGCTGTTACACCCCCCTCTCCACCAAAAAACACAGAGCCGCTTCTGCCAGAGCCTGATCAATCAGTGACCGTGACAAACGACTTGCTCATTCAAGAAGCTTCTTCAACAAG tgatcTACTGAAGGAAGTCAAACCAGACTCTGTACTTGAAACAAAAGAAGCTTCTCCAGATGGGCCCCCAAAGGAGGAAAAACCGAAACCAAAAGAAAAGGAGAAAGATAGAAGAGAAAGAAACCGGCATAGATCTCGCTCCCCGTCTAAATCCCGGTCTCGCTCCCGCTCACATTCTCGCTCCAGAAGGCGACCCAGATCCCGATCCAG ATCCTACTCTCCTAGGAGGAGACCCAGCCCTAGACGGCGTCCCTCACCCCGCAGGAGGAGTCCACCAAGGCGCATGCCTCTCCCTCCAAGGCACAGGAGAAGCAGATCCCCAGTCAGAAG GAGGCGTTCTCCTTCACCCACTTCAGGTagcagctcttcctcctcctcatctcGATCACGGTCTCCCCCaaagaagccagtgaagcgcATTTCCACAAGTCCACCCCGCAAGCCTCGCCGATCGTCTCCTTCAGCTAGTCCCCCCAGGAGGAGGCACAGGTCACCCCCACCTCCCAGCCCTCCTCCCAAGGGTCGCAGATCCTCCTCGCCTCAGCAGTCCAGCAGAGCAAGGAAGGGACGTGGTTCCCCTTCCCCTTCCAGAGCATCAG CTCCAAAACGCAAAGCTGGTCTAAAGGATGAATCTCCTGTCCCAAAACCCAGAAAATCAGAACAATCAGAATCCg AAGATGATAAAGGTGGGAAGGGGGCTACAGCAGATTCTGTACAACAGAGACGTCAGTATCGCAGGCAGAATCGGCAGTCTTCATCAG ACACTGGATCTTCTTCCTCTTCTGAAGATGAAAGGCCCAAAAGGTCAGCGGCGAGGAATGGAGAGATCAAAAAGCGGCACCCACGCTCGGCTTCAAGGAGTTTGTCTCCTTCGAGGAGACGACAGAGAGATATGTCTCCCAG GATGCCGCTTGGAAAGAGATGGCAGTCACCAGTTGCTAAAAG GCGAAGAAGAACCCCATCTCCTCCAGGCAGACGCCGCCCCCCTTCCCTTCCTAGACGACGAAGATCTCCTTCACCTCCACCCAGACGCAG GTCTCCATCACCCCCACCACGCAGGCGCTCTCCTTCTCCAAGACGATTCTCTCCCCCAATTCAGAGACGctactctccctctccccctcctaaGCGAAGAGGGTCAGCATCGCCACCCCCAAAACGCAGAGCATCTCCTTCCCCAGCACCCAAGCGCAGAACCTCCAGATCCCCCCCTCCCAAACGCAGGGGCTCTCCACCACCAAAGAGACATTCCCCCTCTCCTTCACGACACAGGAGAAGTCCTCCTGCTGGCAGAGCAAACAGAGACATGCGCTCCCCTCCTCTTCAAAGCAAGTGCCTCTCGCCATCACCTGCTCCGCGAGGCAGGACTTCACGGGGGTCAGTGAGCCCACCTCCACGCAGAGGGCCTTCCAGCAcaccgccacctccaccaccaccaccacagccACAGAGGCGCCAGCAGTCTCCATCCCCGAGCACTAGACCAATTAGGAGAGTGTCCAGGACCCCAGAACCTAAGAAGACAAAGAA GGCCTCACCAAGCCCTCAGCCTGTAAGGAGGGTGTCTTCAAGATCGGTTTCAGGATCTCCAGACCCTGCTCCAAAGAAGCACTCAGCTGCCCCATCAGCGTCCCGATCTCCGTCTCGCTCAGCTAGCGGAAGTCCACCCCCACCGGTCAAAAAGGTCAAGAGCGCGTCGCCCAGCCCATCTCCTGCAAAG aaCTCTGACCAAGAAGCTggtggtaaaaagaaaaaaaagaagaaagataaGAAACACAAGAAGGAGAAAAAACACAAGaagcacaagaaacacaagaaagaaaaagcagcagcaacaacgACCGCTGCAGATGCAGAAACTACTGTCCCGGAACCTGAAGCAGAAGGGGATTCAGAGCCCAAAAAG CATTCAGACAGTGAAGCCGAAGACAACCTTGATGATTTAGAGAAGCACCTAAGGGAGAAAGCACTGCGATCCATGCGGAAGGCTCAGACGTCCCCGTCCCCATCACCATCGCCGTCGCCGTCATGA
- the LOC131699702 gene encoding serine/arginine repetitive matrix protein 1-like isoform X5, which translates to MKMRMTFLSLLSYLFFFTLCLLQNPDSKMMQINLTGFLNGKNAREFMGELWPLLLSAQENIAGIPSAFLEQKKEEIKQRQQIEQEKIATLKKQDEEKEKKDREDKENRDKDKSKSPKRKKSRSSSPRRRSPVRRDRKRSHSRSPRRRAKSPAVTPPSPPKNTEPLLPEPDQSVTVTNDLLIQEASSTSDLLKEVKPDSVLETKEASPDGPPKEEKPKPKEKEKDRRERNRHRSRSPSKSRSRSRSHSRSRRRPRSRSRSYSPRRRPSPRRRPSPRRRSPPRRMPLPPRHRRSRSPVRRRRSPSPTSGSSSSSSSSRSRSPPKKPVKRISTSPPRKPRRSSPSASPPRRRHRSPPPPSPPPKGRRSSSPQQSSRARKGRGSPSPSRASAPKRKAGLKDESPVPKPRKSEQSESEDDKGGKGATADSVQQRRQYRRQNRQSSSDTGSSSSSEDERPKRSAARNGEIKKRHPRSASRSLSPSRRRQRDMSPRMPLGKRWQSPVAKRRRRTPSPPGRRRPPSLPRRRRSPSPPPRRRSPSPPPRRRSPSPRRFSPPIQRRYSPSPPPKRRGSASPPPKRRASPSPAPKRRTSRSPPPKRRGSPPPKRHSPSPSRHRRSPPAGRANRDMRSPPLQSKCLSPSPAPRGRTSRGSVSPPPRRGPSSTPPPPPPPPQPQRRQQSPSPSTRPIRRVSRTPEPKKTKKASPSPQPVRRVSSRSVSGSPDPAPKKHSAAPSASRSPSRSASGSPPPPVKKVKSASPSPSPAKNSDQEAGGKKKKKKKDKKHKKEKKHKKHKKHKKEKAAATTTAADAETTVPEPEAEGDSEPKKHSDSEAEDNLDDLEKHLREKALRSMRKAQTSPSPSPSPSPS; encoded by the exons ATGAAGATGCGTATGACTTTTCTTTCTCTGCTAAGTTACCTGTTTTTCTTCACCTTGTGTCTGTTGCAGAATCCAGACAGTAAAATGATGCAGATTAACCTGACTGGGTTCCTGAATGGGAAGAACGCCAGAGAGTTCATGGGAGAGCTGTGGCCCCTGCTTCTGAGTGCTCAAGAAAACATTGCTGGTATCCCCTCTGCTTTCCTGGAGCAGAAGAAAGAGGAGATTAAGCAGAGACAG CAGATCGAACAAGAAAAGATAGCCACTTTGAAGAAACAGGACGAAGAAAAGGAGAAGAAAGATAGGGAAGATAAAGAAAATAGAGACAAGGACAAATCCAAAAGTCCAAAAAG gaAAAAATCCCGGTCCTCTTCACCAAGACGACGCTCCCCTGTTAGACGTGACAGAAAGCGCAGTCATTCCCGGTCACCTCGTCGAAGGGCGAAGAGCCCCGCTGTTACACCCCCCTCTCCACCAAAAAACACAGAGCCGCTTCTGCCAGAGCCTGATCAATCAGTGACCGTGACAAACGACTTGCTCATTCAAGAAGCTTCTTCAACAAG tgatcTACTGAAGGAAGTCAAACCAGACTCTGTACTTGAAACAAAAGAAGCTTCTCCAGATGGGCCCCCAAAGGAGGAAAAACCGAAACCAAAAGAAAAGGAGAAAGATAGAAGAGAAAGAAACCGGCATAGATCTCGCTCCCCGTCTAAATCCCGGTCTCGCTCCCGCTCACATTCTCGCTCCAGAAGGCGACCCAGATCCCGATCCAG ATCCTACTCTCCTAGGAGGAGACCCAGCCCTAGACGGCGTCCCTCACCCCGCAGGAGGAGTCCACCAAGGCGCATGCCTCTCCCTCCAAGGCACAGGAGAAGCAGATCCCCAGTCAGAAG GAGGCGTTCTCCTTCACCCACTTCAGGTagcagctcttcctcctcctcatctcGATCACGGTCTCCCCCaaagaagccagtgaagcgcATTTCCACAAGTCCACCCCGCAAGCCTCGCCGATCGTCTCCTTCAGCTAGTCCCCCCAGGAGGAGGCACAGGTCACCCCCACCTCCCAGCCCTCCTCCCAAGGGTCGCAGATCCTCCTCGCCTCAGCAGTCCAGCAGAGCAAGGAAGGGACGTGGTTCCCCTTCCCCTTCCAGAGCATCAG CTCCAAAACGCAAAGCTGGTCTAAAGGATGAATCTCCTGTCCCAAAACCCAGAAAATCAGAACAATCAGAATCCg AAGATGATAAAGGTGGGAAGGGGGCTACAGCAGATTCTGTACAACAGAGACGTCAGTATCGCAGGCAGAATCGGCAGTCTTCATCAG ACACTGGATCTTCTTCCTCTTCTGAAGATGAAAGGCCCAAAAGGTCAGCGGCGAGGAATGGAGAGATCAAAAAGCGGCACCCACGCTCGGCTTCAAGGAGTTTGTCTCCTTCGAGGAGACGACAGAGAGATATGTCTCCCAG GATGCCGCTTGGAAAGAGATGGCAGTCACCAGTTGCTAAAAG GCGAAGAAGAACCCCATCTCCTCCAGGCAGACGCCGCCCCCCTTCCCTTCCTAGACGACGAAGATCTCCTTCACCTCCACCCAGACGCAG GTCTCCATCACCCCCACCACGCAGGCGCTCTCCTTCTCCAAGACGATTCTCTCCCCCAATTCAGAGACGctactctccctctccccctcctaaGCGAAGAGGGTCAGCATCGCCACCCCCAAAACGCAGAGCATCTCCTTCCCCAGCACCCAAGCGCAGAACCTCCAGATCCCCCCCTCCCAAACGCAGGGGCTCTCCACCACCAAAGAGACATTCCCCCTCTCCTTCACGACACAGGAGAAGTCCTCCTGCTGGCAGAGCAAACAGAGACATGCGCTCCCCTCCTCTTCAAAGCAAGTGCCTCTCGCCATCACCTGCTCCGCGAGGCAGGACTTCACGGGGGTCAGTGAGCCCACCTCCACGCAGAGGGCCTTCCAGCAcaccgccacctccaccaccaccaccacagccACAGAGGCGCCAGCAGTCTCCATCCCCGAGCACTAGACCAATTAGGAGAGTGTCCAGGACCCCAGAACCTAAGAAGACAAAGAA GGCCTCACCAAGCCCTCAGCCTGTAAGGAGGGTGTCTTCAAGATCGGTTTCAGGATCTCCAGACCCTGCTCCAAAGAAGCACTCAGCTGCCCCATCAGCGTCCCGATCTCCGTCTCGCTCAGCTAGCGGAAGTCCACCCCCACCGGTCAAAAAGGTCAAGAGCGCGTCGCCCAGCCCATCTCCTGCAAAG aaCTCTGACCAAGAAGCTggtggtaaaaagaaaaaaaagaagaaagataaGAAACACAAGAAGGAGAAAAAACACAAGaagcacaagaaacacaagaaagaaaaagcagcagcaacaacgACCGCTGCAGATGCAGAAACTACTGTCCCGGAACCTGAAGCAGAAGGGGATTCAGAGCCCAAAAAG CATTCAGACAGTGAAGCCGAAGACAACCTTGATGATTTAGAGAAGCACCTAAGGGAGAAAGCACTGCGATCCATGCGGAAGGCTCAGACGTCCCCGTCCCCATCACCATCGCCGTCGCCGTCATGA
- the LOC131699702 gene encoding serine/arginine repetitive matrix protein 1-like isoform X3: MDAGFFRGTSAEQDNRFSNKQKKLLKQLKFAECLEKKVDMTKVNLEVIKPWITQRVTEILGFEDDVVIEFIFNQLEEKNPDSKMMQINLTGFLNGKNAREFMGELWPLLLSAQENIAGIPSAFLEQKKEEIKQRQQIEQEKIATLKKQDEEKEKKDREDKENRDKDKSKSPKRKKSRSSSPRRRSPVRRDRKRSHSRSPRRRAKSPAVTPPSPPKNTEPLLPEPDQSVTVTNDLLIQEASSTSDLLKEVKPDSVLETKEASPDGPPKEEKPKPKEKEKDRRERNRHRSRSPSKSRSRSRSHSRSRRRPRSRSRSYSPRRRPSPRRRPSPRRRSPPRRMPLPPRHRRSRSPVRRRRSPSPTSGSSSSSSSSRSRSPPKKPVKRISTSPPRKPRRSSPSASPPRRRHRSPPPPSPPPKGRRSSSPQQSSRARKGRGSPSPSRASAPKRKAGLKDESPVPKPRKSEQSESDTGSSSSSEDERPKRSAARNGEIKKRHPRSASRSLSPSRRRQRDMSPRMPLGKRWQSPVAKRRRRTPSPPGRRRPPSLPRRRRSPSPPPRRRSPSPPPRRRSPSPRRFSPPIQRRYSPSPPPKRRGSASPPPKRRASPSPAPKRRTSRSPPPKRRGSPPPKRHSPSPSRHRRSPPAGRANRDMRSPPLQSKCLSPSPAPRGRTSRGSVSPPPRRGPSSTPPPPPPPPQPQRRQQSPSPSTRPIRRVSRTPEPKKTKKASPSPQPVRRVSSRSVSGSPDPAPKKHSAAPSASRSPSRSASGSPPPPVKKVKSASPSPSPAKNSDQEAGGKKKKKKKDKKHKKEKKHKKHKKHKKEKAAATTTAADAETTVPEPEAEGDSEPKKHSDSEAEDNLDDLEKHLREKALRSMRKAQTSPSPSPSPSPS, encoded by the exons ATGGACGCGGGTTTCTTCCGC GGCACAAGTGCTGAGCAGGACAATCGCTTCAGCAACAAGCAGAAGAAACTGTTGAAGCAGCTGAAATTTGCAGAATGTCTGGAAAAGAAG GTGGATATGACCAAGGTGAACCTGGAAGTAATCAAGCCATGGATAACCCAGAGAGTGACAGAAATCTTAGGATTCGAGGATGACGtcgtcattgaatttattttcaaCCAGCTTGAGGAAAAG AATCCAGACAGTAAAATGATGCAGATTAACCTGACTGGGTTCCTGAATGGGAAGAACGCCAGAGAGTTCATGGGAGAGCTGTGGCCCCTGCTTCTGAGTGCTCAAGAAAACATTGCTGGTATCCCCTCTGCTTTCCTGGAGCAGAAGAAAGAGGAGATTAAGCAGAGACAG CAGATCGAACAAGAAAAGATAGCCACTTTGAAGAAACAGGACGAAGAAAAGGAGAAGAAAGATAGGGAAGATAAAGAAAATAGAGACAAGGACAAATCCAAAAGTCCAAAAAG gaAAAAATCCCGGTCCTCTTCACCAAGACGACGCTCCCCTGTTAGACGTGACAGAAAGCGCAGTCATTCCCGGTCACCTCGTCGAAGGGCGAAGAGCCCCGCTGTTACACCCCCCTCTCCACCAAAAAACACAGAGCCGCTTCTGCCAGAGCCTGATCAATCAGTGACCGTGACAAACGACTTGCTCATTCAAGAAGCTTCTTCAACAAG tgatcTACTGAAGGAAGTCAAACCAGACTCTGTACTTGAAACAAAAGAAGCTTCTCCAGATGGGCCCCCAAAGGAGGAAAAACCGAAACCAAAAGAAAAGGAGAAAGATAGAAGAGAAAGAAACCGGCATAGATCTCGCTCCCCGTCTAAATCCCGGTCTCGCTCCCGCTCACATTCTCGCTCCAGAAGGCGACCCAGATCCCGATCCAG ATCCTACTCTCCTAGGAGGAGACCCAGCCCTAGACGGCGTCCCTCACCCCGCAGGAGGAGTCCACCAAGGCGCATGCCTCTCCCTCCAAGGCACAGGAGAAGCAGATCCCCAGTCAGAAG GAGGCGTTCTCCTTCACCCACTTCAGGTagcagctcttcctcctcctcatctcGATCACGGTCTCCCCCaaagaagccagtgaagcgcATTTCCACAAGTCCACCCCGCAAGCCTCGCCGATCGTCTCCTTCAGCTAGTCCCCCCAGGAGGAGGCACAGGTCACCCCCACCTCCCAGCCCTCCTCCCAAGGGTCGCAGATCCTCCTCGCCTCAGCAGTCCAGCAGAGCAAGGAAGGGACGTGGTTCCCCTTCCCCTTCCAGAGCATCAG CTCCAAAACGCAAAGCTGGTCTAAAGGATGAATCTCCTGTCCCAAAACCCAGAAAATCAGAACAATCAGAATCCg ACACTGGATCTTCTTCCTCTTCTGAAGATGAAAGGCCCAAAAGGTCAGCGGCGAGGAATGGAGAGATCAAAAAGCGGCACCCACGCTCGGCTTCAAGGAGTTTGTCTCCTTCGAGGAGACGACAGAGAGATATGTCTCCCAG GATGCCGCTTGGAAAGAGATGGCAGTCACCAGTTGCTAAAAG GCGAAGAAGAACCCCATCTCCTCCAGGCAGACGCCGCCCCCCTTCCCTTCCTAGACGACGAAGATCTCCTTCACCTCCACCCAGACGCAG GTCTCCATCACCCCCACCACGCAGGCGCTCTCCTTCTCCAAGACGATTCTCTCCCCCAATTCAGAGACGctactctccctctccccctcctaaGCGAAGAGGGTCAGCATCGCCACCCCCAAAACGCAGAGCATCTCCTTCCCCAGCACCCAAGCGCAGAACCTCCAGATCCCCCCCTCCCAAACGCAGGGGCTCTCCACCACCAAAGAGACATTCCCCCTCTCCTTCACGACACAGGAGAAGTCCTCCTGCTGGCAGAGCAAACAGAGACATGCGCTCCCCTCCTCTTCAAAGCAAGTGCCTCTCGCCATCACCTGCTCCGCGAGGCAGGACTTCACGGGGGTCAGTGAGCCCACCTCCACGCAGAGGGCCTTCCAGCAcaccgccacctccaccaccaccaccacagccACAGAGGCGCCAGCAGTCTCCATCCCCGAGCACTAGACCAATTAGGAGAGTGTCCAGGACCCCAGAACCTAAGAAGACAAAGAA GGCCTCACCAAGCCCTCAGCCTGTAAGGAGGGTGTCTTCAAGATCGGTTTCAGGATCTCCAGACCCTGCTCCAAAGAAGCACTCAGCTGCCCCATCAGCGTCCCGATCTCCGTCTCGCTCAGCTAGCGGAAGTCCACCCCCACCGGTCAAAAAGGTCAAGAGCGCGTCGCCCAGCCCATCTCCTGCAAAG aaCTCTGACCAAGAAGCTggtggtaaaaagaaaaaaaagaagaaagataaGAAACACAAGAAGGAGAAAAAACACAAGaagcacaagaaacacaagaaagaaaaagcagcagcaacaacgACCGCTGCAGATGCAGAAACTACTGTCCCGGAACCTGAAGCAGAAGGGGATTCAGAGCCCAAAAAG CATTCAGACAGTGAAGCCGAAGACAACCTTGATGATTTAGAGAAGCACCTAAGGGAGAAAGCACTGCGATCCATGCGGAAGGCTCAGACGTCCCCGTCCCCATCACCATCGCCGTCGCCGTCATGA
- the LOC131699702 gene encoding serine/arginine repetitive matrix protein 1-like isoform X1 has protein sequence MDAGFFRGTSAEQDNRFSNKQKKLLKQLKFAECLEKKVDMTKVNLEVIKPWITQRVTEILGFEDDVVIEFIFNQLEEKNPDSKMMQINLTGFLNGKNAREFMGELWPLLLSAQENIAGIPSAFLEQKKEEIKQRQQIEQEKIATLKKQDEEKEKKDREDKENRDKDKSKSPKRKKSRSSSPRRRSPVRRDRKRSHSRSPRRRAKSPAVTPPSPPKNTEPLLPEPDQSVTVTNDLLIQEASSTSDLLKEVKPDSVLETKEASPDGPPKEEKPKPKEKEKDRRERNRHRSRSPSKSRSRSRSHSRSRRRPRSRSRSYSPRRRPSPRRRPSPRRRSPPRRMPLPPRHRRSRSPVRRRRSPSPTSGSSSSSSSSRSRSPPKKPVKRISTSPPRKPRRSSPSASPPRRRHRSPPPPSPPPKGRRSSSPQQSSRARKGRGSPSPSRASAPKRKAGLKDESPVPKPRKSEQSESEDDKGGKGATADSVQQRRQYRRQNRQSSSDTGSSSSSEDERPKRSAARNGEIKKRHPRSASRSLSPSRRRQRDMSPRMPLGKRWQSPVAKRRRRTPSPPGRRRPPSLPRRRRSPSPPPRRRSPSPPPRRRSPSPRRFSPPIQRRYSPSPPPKRRGSASPPPKRRASPSPAPKRRTSRSPPPKRRGSPPPKRHSPSPSRHRRSPPAGRANRDMRSPPLQSKCLSPSPAPRGRTSRGSVSPPPRRGPSSTPPPPPPPPQPQRRQQSPSPSTRPIRRVSRTPEPKKTKKASPSPQPVRRVSSRSVSGSPDPAPKKHSAAPSASRSPSRSASGSPPPPVKKVKSASPSPSPAKNSDQEAGGKKKKKKKDKKHKKEKKHKKHKKHKKEKAAATTTAADAETTVPEPEAEGDSEPKKHSDSEAEDNLDDLEKHLREKALRSMRKAQTSPSPSPSPSPS, from the exons ATGGACGCGGGTTTCTTCCGC GGCACAAGTGCTGAGCAGGACAATCGCTTCAGCAACAAGCAGAAGAAACTGTTGAAGCAGCTGAAATTTGCAGAATGTCTGGAAAAGAAG GTGGATATGACCAAGGTGAACCTGGAAGTAATCAAGCCATGGATAACCCAGAGAGTGACAGAAATCTTAGGATTCGAGGATGACGtcgtcattgaatttattttcaaCCAGCTTGAGGAAAAG AATCCAGACAGTAAAATGATGCAGATTAACCTGACTGGGTTCCTGAATGGGAAGAACGCCAGAGAGTTCATGGGAGAGCTGTGGCCCCTGCTTCTGAGTGCTCAAGAAAACATTGCTGGTATCCCCTCTGCTTTCCTGGAGCAGAAGAAAGAGGAGATTAAGCAGAGACAG CAGATCGAACAAGAAAAGATAGCCACTTTGAAGAAACAGGACGAAGAAAAGGAGAAGAAAGATAGGGAAGATAAAGAAAATAGAGACAAGGACAAATCCAAAAGTCCAAAAAG gaAAAAATCCCGGTCCTCTTCACCAAGACGACGCTCCCCTGTTAGACGTGACAGAAAGCGCAGTCATTCCCGGTCACCTCGTCGAAGGGCGAAGAGCCCCGCTGTTACACCCCCCTCTCCACCAAAAAACACAGAGCCGCTTCTGCCAGAGCCTGATCAATCAGTGACCGTGACAAACGACTTGCTCATTCAAGAAGCTTCTTCAACAAG tgatcTACTGAAGGAAGTCAAACCAGACTCTGTACTTGAAACAAAAGAAGCTTCTCCAGATGGGCCCCCAAAGGAGGAAAAACCGAAACCAAAAGAAAAGGAGAAAGATAGAAGAGAAAGAAACCGGCATAGATCTCGCTCCCCGTCTAAATCCCGGTCTCGCTCCCGCTCACATTCTCGCTCCAGAAGGCGACCCAGATCCCGATCCAG ATCCTACTCTCCTAGGAGGAGACCCAGCCCTAGACGGCGTCCCTCACCCCGCAGGAGGAGTCCACCAAGGCGCATGCCTCTCCCTCCAAGGCACAGGAGAAGCAGATCCCCAGTCAGAAG GAGGCGTTCTCCTTCACCCACTTCAGGTagcagctcttcctcctcctcatctcGATCACGGTCTCCCCCaaagaagccagtgaagcgcATTTCCACAAGTCCACCCCGCAAGCCTCGCCGATCGTCTCCTTCAGCTAGTCCCCCCAGGAGGAGGCACAGGTCACCCCCACCTCCCAGCCCTCCTCCCAAGGGTCGCAGATCCTCCTCGCCTCAGCAGTCCAGCAGAGCAAGGAAGGGACGTGGTTCCCCTTCCCCTTCCAGAGCATCAG CTCCAAAACGCAAAGCTGGTCTAAAGGATGAATCTCCTGTCCCAAAACCCAGAAAATCAGAACAATCAGAATCCg AAGATGATAAAGGTGGGAAGGGGGCTACAGCAGATTCTGTACAACAGAGACGTCAGTATCGCAGGCAGAATCGGCAGTCTTCATCAG ACACTGGATCTTCTTCCTCTTCTGAAGATGAAAGGCCCAAAAGGTCAGCGGCGAGGAATGGAGAGATCAAAAAGCGGCACCCACGCTCGGCTTCAAGGAGTTTGTCTCCTTCGAGGAGACGACAGAGAGATATGTCTCCCAG GATGCCGCTTGGAAAGAGATGGCAGTCACCAGTTGCTAAAAG GCGAAGAAGAACCCCATCTCCTCCAGGCAGACGCCGCCCCCCTTCCCTTCCTAGACGACGAAGATCTCCTTCACCTCCACCCAGACGCAG GTCTCCATCACCCCCACCACGCAGGCGCTCTCCTTCTCCAAGACGATTCTCTCCCCCAATTCAGAGACGctactctccctctccccctcctaaGCGAAGAGGGTCAGCATCGCCACCCCCAAAACGCAGAGCATCTCCTTCCCCAGCACCCAAGCGCAGAACCTCCAGATCCCCCCCTCCCAAACGCAGGGGCTCTCCACCACCAAAGAGACATTCCCCCTCTCCTTCACGACACAGGAGAAGTCCTCCTGCTGGCAGAGCAAACAGAGACATGCGCTCCCCTCCTCTTCAAAGCAAGTGCCTCTCGCCATCACCTGCTCCGCGAGGCAGGACTTCACGGGGGTCAGTGAGCCCACCTCCACGCAGAGGGCCTTCCAGCAcaccgccacctccaccaccaccaccacagccACAGAGGCGCCAGCAGTCTCCATCCCCGAGCACTAGACCAATTAGGAGAGTGTCCAGGACCCCAGAACCTAAGAAGACAAAGAA GGCCTCACCAAGCCCTCAGCCTGTAAGGAGGGTGTCTTCAAGATCGGTTTCAGGATCTCCAGACCCTGCTCCAAAGAAGCACTCAGCTGCCCCATCAGCGTCCCGATCTCCGTCTCGCTCAGCTAGCGGAAGTCCACCCCCACCGGTCAAAAAGGTCAAGAGCGCGTCGCCCAGCCCATCTCCTGCAAAG aaCTCTGACCAAGAAGCTggtggtaaaaagaaaaaaaagaagaaagataaGAAACACAAGAAGGAGAAAAAACACAAGaagcacaagaaacacaagaaagaaaaagcagcagcaacaacgACCGCTGCAGATGCAGAAACTACTGTCCCGGAACCTGAAGCAGAAGGGGATTCAGAGCCCAAAAAG CATTCAGACAGTGAAGCCGAAGACAACCTTGATGATTTAGAGAAGCACCTAAGGGAGAAAGCACTGCGATCCATGCGGAAGGCTCAGACGTCCCCGTCCCCATCACCATCGCCGTCGCCGTCATGA